In Vibrio alginolyticus NBRC 15630 = ATCC 17749, the sequence AGAGGGCTTCTGGAACGAACACGGCAAAATCGTTGATTGGATCAAACCTTTCACCAAAGTAAAAAGCACTTCTTTCGACACTGGCCATGTTGATATTCGCTGGTTTGAAGATGGCACACTGAACGTCTCGGCTAACTGTATTGACCGTCATCTTGCAGAACACGGGGATGACGTCGCCATCATTTGGGAAGGCGATGATCCAGCCGACGACAAAACACTCACTTTCAACGAACTGCACAAAGAAGTGTGTAAATTCTCCAACGCATTGAAAGAGCAAGGCGTACGCAAGGGCGACGTGGTGTGTCTATACATGCCAATGGTGCCAGAAGCTGCAGTGGCTATGCTCGCTTGTACCCGTATTGGTGCGGTTCACACCGTAGTATTTGGCGGTTTCTCACCAGAAGCGCTATCCGGCCGTATCATCGACTCTGACGCTAAAGTCGTGATCACCGCAGACGAAGGCGTACGTGGCGGACGCGCTGTTCCACTGAAAAAGAACGTGGATGAAGCACTAACCAACCCAGACGTAAAAACCATCAATAAAGTCGTCGTGCTTAAACGTACAGGTGGTGATGTTGAATGGCATGAACACCGTGATGTTTGGTGGCACGAAGCAACAGCCAACGTTTCTGACGTTTGCCCACCAGAAGAGATGAAAGCCGAAGACCCGCTGTTCATCCTCTACACATCTGGCTCGACAGGTAAACCTAAAGGCGTACTACATACTACAGGCGGTTACCTCGTCTACGCGGCAATGACCTTTAAATATGTCTTCGATTATCAACCAGGAGAAACCTTCTGGTGTACCGCGGATGTGGGCTGGATTACAGGCCATACTTACCTAATTTATGGTCCACTAGCGAACGGGGCCAAAACCATTCTGTTTGAAGGTGTTCCAAACTACCCAAGCACGGCTCGTATGAGTGAAGTGGTTGATAAGCACCAAGTGAACATTCTCTACACTGCGCCAACCGCTATTCGTGCACTAATGGCAAAAGGTAACGAAGCGGTAGCAGGGACATCTCGTTCAAGCTTACGTGTGATGGGTTCAGTAGGTGAACCTATCAACCCTGAAGCGTGGGAGTGGTACTACAAAACGATTGGTAACGAGAGCTCGCCTATCGTTGATACTTGGTGGCAAACAGAGACCGGCGGTATCTTAATTGCACCACTACCAGGCGCAACAGATTTAAAACCAGGCTCAGCAACTCGACCATTCTTCGGAGTCCAACCTGCACTGGTTGATAACATGGGCAACATCATTGAAGAAACCGCAGCAGAAGGTAACTTGGTGATCCTTGATTC encodes:
- the acs gene encoding acetate--CoA ligase — translated: MSEAHVYPVKENIKTHTHADNDTYLAMYQQSVTDPEGFWNEHGKIVDWIKPFTKVKSTSFDTGHVDIRWFEDGTLNVSANCIDRHLAEHGDDVAIIWEGDDPADDKTLTFNELHKEVCKFSNALKEQGVRKGDVVCLYMPMVPEAAVAMLACTRIGAVHTVVFGGFSPEALSGRIIDSDAKVVITADEGVRGGRAVPLKKNVDEALTNPDVKTINKVVVLKRTGGDVEWHEHRDVWWHEATANVSDVCPPEEMKAEDPLFILYTSGSTGKPKGVLHTTGGYLVYAAMTFKYVFDYQPGETFWCTADVGWITGHTYLIYGPLANGAKTILFEGVPNYPSTARMSEVVDKHQVNILYTAPTAIRALMAKGNEAVAGTSRSSLRVMGSVGEPINPEAWEWYYKTIGNESSPIVDTWWQTETGGILIAPLPGATDLKPGSATRPFFGVQPALVDNMGNIIEETAAEGNLVILDSWPGQMRTVYGDHERFEQTYFSTFKGMYFTSDGARRDEDGYYWITGRVDDVLNVSGHRMGTAEIESALVAHHKIAEAAIVGIPHDIKGQAIYAYITLNDGEFPSAELHKEVKDWVRKEIGPIATPDVLHWTDSLPKTRSGKIMRRILRKIATGDTSNLGDTSTLADPSVVDKLIAEKAELA